ttctccatgtgatttgttggttcaaactttaatatttagatacaatttcatatgatttgcatgtttgaactgaaaatttgcttgtataatttattaaaaaattatttaagttaacttttcatgcacagctcgcgagcctaacgagccagctcgagctttgtaacgagccgagccgagctgggtttttagctcgttatcttaacgagccagaccgagccgagctggctcctTATCCACTCCTAGGTCCAACTGCTACTATCCTGACTTGGGCCAAGTAGCCGATCGATCTTGGTCCAAAATACAACTAATGGTGATTATATGTGGTGCTACGCCTAAATATATGAGCTTTAGCCCCGGTCAATTGTGAAACTCTGGTTGCTAAAACTGGTGCAAGGTGAAAATtactctttttatatatgctcCCTTAAACCTGTTGTTTTGCAATGGCTTGATGAAAGCATATGTAGTTTTATTACATTTGCACTACAAGAAAAACATTAGTTAATGCTAttgcaaagcaaaacaatgcaGTTTATTTCATGTTAGACtaacaaagcaaaaaaagaaactaatgtACGTAATATCCCcagttatattttgaaatgaacgatcaatatatttacatataattagcatgtttaaccatttatttgGAAGTATATTGTAGCTTAGCATATGTCTAGAAAACACAATTTATCAACTATTTTCTTGTGCGTCATGTACGTATGTTTTGGAAATATTATTGCTCGATCAGTGTTCTTTACTACATGAACGTTGCAGGtgtttttctatgttttaaaGATAACGAAGGGAATTTCGCTGTTGATGACACAAGAAGTCTGTTGAGCTTATATAATGCAGCAGCACTTAGGGTTCATGGAGAGAGAGTGCTGGATGAGGCTGCAACTTTCAGTATTAATCGCCTTAAGCGTGTGTTCGAACCATCAGGCTCAATGTTATCAATGGAAGTATTATTAGCCATTGAAGAACCAATATTCCGTAGGGCACGGATTGTAGAAATGAGAAACTATATTCCTATTTATGAAATTGATGCTACAAGAAATGAGACCATACTGGAGTTTGCAAAACTCAATTTCAACCTCCTTCAACTTCTTTATTGCGGGGAATTAAATAACATCACATTGTGAGTTTCTtcacattcttttttttttacagttttaACTTTTGCCTGTACTTTATTACCTAGGGCTCTTTTAAGTAATATACCATAgaattagtgttaattttatagatttgCATTGCAGGTGGTGGAAGGAGCTTAAATCCAAATCAAACTTGAGTTTTTCTAGAGATAGGATAGTggaaatgtatttttggatgAATGGAGCACTATATGAACCTCATTACTCTCACTCCCGGATTATACTTACAAGGGTCACAGCAATAATGACGATAATAGATGATATCTTTGACACATATGGTACAACAGGAGAGAGTATGCTACTTGCTGAAGCAATTAATAGGTCATTCTCGTACATCTCCactgatttttaattatttttatctaatcAAAAATTAATTCATTGGTATTTTGCATCAATCATTCGTACAATTGTATCAATATAGATTTACATACATTAGCAAATAaagatactccctctatattttaatataatagatGATACCGTTAACCTTTTgtcacatgtttgaccattcgttttatttaaattttgtgcaaacatgcaaaaacaattatgttaTAATTAGAAtccaatcataacaaaataaatagtaattatatatttttaataaggtgaatggtcaaacgtatatcaAAAGGTTAACacgttatctattaaaatacggagagatttattatttatgtgcATAGTCATTGCTCAGCTTCGAGCCCCGATGCCCACATAATGTGCCTGTATATGTTTAAAggtaataaaaaatgaattcatTATTATTTGTGGGAGTACTAAATATTAACTTATGATTTGTATAAATCCATTACTTGTATTTGTAGAAACACTTATTAgaataatttacatatttatttatcatgaaaattttatcGAAAATGTTACAATTAATGCAGGTGGGATGAAAGTGCAATTGGACTACTCCCAGAGTACATTAAGGGGTTCTACGCATATTTATTGAATACATTTGATTCATTTGAGGAAGAGCTTGGACATGAGAAGAGATACCGTGTATCTTATCTAAAAGAACTGGCATGTACTCTACTTGCTTTTTACCAAACCACAAATCTGCCATAAGAAACTAATATGTATAATGCATCTTTGGGATAATCTTCATTATAGTACGTATTTTAACAACATTTAGAGTTGCTAccttatttctatatatacactaaggccgcgttcagcGGGAGGGGGGAGGTGCGCTAGTTATCTAgcatgaaaaacgtagtaatagattagtatatgattaattaattattaaaaaatataaaatagattaatatgactttttaaaaacaacttttctatagaaaattttcgtaaaaaatataccgttaacagtttggaaaacgtgcgcgcgaaaaatgAGAGAATGTGGGTTACTTAGTTGGATTACCGAATGCGGCCGAAATATGAATTGGTGTGAAAATTCATTTATGAAGTAAAAATGGTTTTAAACTGGTGAAACTAAATGTAAATATAACACAAAAGTGGGTAGTCAGAATTAACTTTGTTGGGTGAACAGATATCATGTATACAACTACATACTCTGAGCTTCTTACCATTTGGAAAATAACAAAAGCAAACTAGTATTACTGTTTGAAGCAATAATTACTATTGTCTGTTCATCTCTTGCTTCATAAATGAGAATTCATCTTTCTTGTTATGCATGATTTTCATTAGTCGCAACATTTATCCCAttactttatattattttatccatGCATGTGGATTTTGAGCTTTTGTGCCAAATAATTTCCATATTTCTGTGTAAGAAGTTTCTCACATATGGGAAACTATCTAATAGCTTTAcaatatctaaataaatattatacccCTGGGAATCCATAACTTTTTGCATTTATGTGTATATACTCAATAAATGCAGCTAAAACAGTTAGTTCAAGCCTACACCAAGGAGCTAAAATGGCGTGATGACAACTATATGCCAAAAACACTGGATGAACATTTTGAGGTTTCAATGAGAAGTAGTGGTGGCTTTACATTAGCAGGTGCTTCATTTGTCGGAATGGATGATATAGAAACCAAAGACATTCTTGAATGGCTTTTGAGTTACCCATCACTTTTCAAGTCATTTGATAGATTTGTGCGGCTCTCCAATGATATTGTATCAAATAAGGTCCTTCTCTATTGATCTTTACATGTTTGGACATTCTATTCCTTGTTGATTCGGATGCATTTTAACACCAACACAATACACAAACACAAAGTTAAGGTATTCGTGTGATGGTGAATATGTTCTAACTCTCCTAATATAGTTTTCCCTATCACATATACATGTTGCAGCGTGAGCAAACCGGAGATCACTATGCCTCTACAATTCAATGCTACATGAAGGAGCATGGAACAACAATTGATGACACCTGCCGAAAGTTAAAAGAACTCATCGAGGACTCTTGGAAGGACATGATAGAACATTGCACTAACCCAACTTATGAGCAACCATTGATCGTGCCTCAGACAGTAGTGAACTTCGCAAGAACAGTGACCACCATGTATAGGCATGGTGATGCATTCACTTCTTCACACACAATCAAGGAAATGATAGCATCACTCTATGTGGTGCCAATACAGGTGCAAGTTttgcatttttaaaaaaaagtaaaaccaTGAAAAAGGTTCGATGGTAGCCAGAGAAAAAGAGGTATAtgtattttactttaaaaattaaagaagaaCTTGGAGGCATGTCCAAGAAATGACAATAGGAGGAGGGGGGGCTGCACTGTgaagcttataattataaaaggggtgtatatatataacttgtgATTACCCGAAGGGtatctaaattgtattttatttgtgtaatACTAATGATTTTGTCAATTGTCACAACGCATATACACACAACTAGACATGCATATCATACTCACAAACTCATGAATATACCTCTTGACAACATATTTAAAGAGATGGACACTAACAACAACAATCACGGAAAACACTAAATCTACATTGCAATAACAGTGTTGGGGCAGGGATCACCTTGCCTCCTATTCGGCTAAAACTCGGATATAACCATAGTGTTGAGCATTAGCCTATGTGCAGGATGGAAAGGTATGGGGCATACAGAAAATAGACAATAAAGATAATCTTAGGTAGTTGTAATCACTTCCTGGAATGAAGGGCAAGCAAGAAGCCAAGATAAACATCATCACTGAAGGGTAAATACAAAGCTAAGATGAACATCATCACTGTAGGACAAGTAGGAAGCAAGGATGACTGAAGGGCAAGTATGAAGCCAAGATAAACTTTGCCACTACAAGGGCAAGTAGGAAAGCAACATGAACATTGCCACTACAAGGCAAGTAGGTAGGCAAGATGAGTTGTTGCTCATGGGTATGTTATGTTGTTGGTGCAGGTGTCGTCTTACCCTCTATTCGACCAAAACTTAGTTATGAGCACATAGGGAATATGCACCTTGCCATTATGCAAGTAGGCAAGCTAGTTGCACCTTGACATTAGGCAGTGTGACAAGTCGACAAGGTAGTTTCTATTAGGCAAGTGGATCTAGATGAACGCTATTTTTACGGTG
This is a stretch of genomic DNA from Oryza brachyantha chromosome 1, ObraRS2, whole genome shotgun sequence. It encodes these proteins:
- the LOC102711489 gene encoding beta-sesquiphellandrene synthase-like, which translates into the protein MDKAVPTALPDRPPNGEGQRRSPDFHPSLWGDFFLNYEPPSKSQHACMKLRAEMLREEVRTIIKSSKEVPKILDLILAIQRLGLDIYYKNEINDLLHFVYSSDYNDKDLNLVSLRFYLLRKNGYNISSGVFLCFKDNEGNFAVDDTRSLLSLYNAAALRVHGERVLDEAATFSINRLKRVFEPSGSMLSMEVLLAIEEPIFRRARIVEMRNYIPIYEIDATRNETILEFAKLNFNLLQLLYCGELNNITLWWKELKSKSNLSFSRDRIVEMYFWMNGALYEPHYSHSRIILTRVTAIMTIIDDIFDTYGTTGESMLLAEAINRSFSWDESAIGLLPEYIKGFYAYLLNTFDSFEEELGHEKRYRVSYLKELLKQLVQAYTKELKWRDDNYMPKTLDEHFEVSMRSSGGFTLAGASFVGMDDIETKDILEWLLSYPSLFKSFDRFVRLSNDIVSNKREQTGDHYASTIQCYMKEHGTTIDDTCRKLKELIEDSWKDMIEHCTNPTYEQPLIVPQTVVNFARTVTTMYRHGDAFTSSHTIKEMIASLYVVPIQDGKVWGIQKIDNKDNLR